CTCGTAAATGGGCTTTATTAGCGCGCCATATGTCCTTGACTTCAAGGGGCCCATGTGCCTGCCAACGACAAAACAGACAGTATTTTAGGCTGTGGAAAGCGAATATGTCACTAAGAGTGAAGTTGCAGACAGATATGGAAGGCTGCAAGAGATAGCTCCTCAAATAACAAACTGCTCTGAGTTTAATTGTAGGAAACAGTTTAATTGTTGATCAAGGAGCAGATGCAACATTAAGGGGCAGACTGTTCTGAGTTTCAACATAATCTGGTAAATAAAAATTGTGTTAATTAGTAGGGTGCATTATGTTGAAGTTTATCAGCTTACTGATACAGAGGAACTCGTTTGGATTAAGATTCAAAGCTTGGGGGATATGACAATGTTTTTTAGTGTTCATTGTTGTATAGGAATTTCAGCAAAAAGAAGATTGGGATGTAGGAGAAATTGCATTTACTTCaacaaaatttcaaaaaaccaaattaaatagaaataattttgttaataaTTTCTATGTATAAGCCAATTGACAAATCCAACTGGTAGCAATACTTAACTGCATAAGTTAGTGAGTTATTCACCAGGCAGTTACCGTGTATACACGTGCATTAATCATTCAAAGAAGAACTCTGGATCACATTTTGAACAACGATCGAAGATGCTGAAATGATTGCACGTCATTATTCACTTTCATAGCATTACTAAAACATAATCAATAGACAATCTATCACAAAAACCATGATCAATATGAACTGAACAATCACAATGTGGAACcagaaattaaaaattgagcATACCTAGCGCAGGTTTGTGAGAATATAGAAATGGAAGTAAACCACAAGCCATGGACACAGCTATTCAGTCCTATATAGTTAGGACTAAAAGCTAGAGGTGATTCTGCGACCGATCTGAAACTCGTGGATCTATGGCATCCCCAAACTTCTCCTTCGCTAACTACTCTTGCCCACTCCattgttgatgaagactcaaaGTGGATTCCATCTTTGCAGTTCAATCTTGTGTCTCACTACACCATCTCTAAGTTTCTATCTATGGATTGGATTTGATTTCTGAGATGGATTTGAAAGAGATGGCTATCTCACTGGACATTGAAGAATAAGTGAAAGAGGAAAGTGGAAACTGTGCGAGCATTTGCTGTACATATTGCGGTGCCCTTATTTGTTTGGGCTTTTTAGTTCGCGGCCCGTGGAGCACTTTTTcaaaagggtcaaatacatgaatatcataattaagtacaaaattacaactaagtcatattagcaaacttaattcttaatatatcataattctctatatattataattttacactatcatttaaaaaatttagactccaattcataaatcataaaccctataaaatatattctagatttctaatctataaattccaatccttaaaatatattaaaagtactgattttactagtttgatataatccaaactgatgacttgatatagttgtaaatagtttttaaaatatgaatttctgtgtaattttccccaGAAAACCTCTTACACTACAAAAAAGTGGGCTTTTACCAACATTTTTTTAGCAACATTTTGAAAAGGGTAAGTTACACATATGACCAGAATTAGTAGTTTTATTACTCATATATAAAACTTATAAACAAAATTCTAAAATTGTCatattttcaaaaatttaaACTATTTTTATACAAAATGTCACAACACAACCCTTTGAAATAGGGAGTTGGTTatgaatttaaatttttaaattaaataattaatgttTGATAACTATAATTTTGAcagaataaaaaatatttgttCAGAATctgttattttaaaattaataaatgttaCTATGACAATAGAAGAAAAAACAAGATAGtttattgtaaaaaaaattctaaatatgaGCTTGTGTGTAAtttcctctttcttttttgCCTTCTGGTCCTCTCTCACGTGATCTTACTCTCCTTTCTTTCAAAtttcttgtttgttttctttccatgAATCACCATAATTAATAAGATTCCATGTCCATCTCTTTCCAtgcctaaaattagctcacctCTCTTAATTTTGTCTCTTTTTCTCATATTCACATGGCCtttgctttttgtttttgtctttTCGAATTCCTTTTAACTacctttcttcttttttaatttaattttttttgccttttattttagtcttatttgtttttaatatttttatcatacaTTTAATAACTGTGAAAACTATTTCATTTGTTACAATCATAATTGACCAATATGGGTGCTGTGCTTATTTACATCAAAATATTCATTCACAATAACTTTATGGGTGCTTTATATGGAGAGAGAGAAGATGAAGGGCTGCGTATCCGGATATATAGAAGGTTTATCCAATTTTCGGGACACGAACAACAACACCATTATCGTTGACCCAAACCCAGACACGGTCGCAACATAATCTTGGGTAACATGAGTTCCATCCTTCACCACAATAGCCTCCACTTTGTCATTTTATCGCACTACAGTAGTCGCACCCTCTTCTCCCTTCTTTCCCACTACTTTGGCCTTCCCTGTGTAAGTATTATGTATAGAGTCATTTTAGAACCCAAAATGAATTATATAAAAACATAAGGTTACACTGGGAGTAGCCATAGTTACCTGGACATTTGATTTCTGCCATTTGAATATCTTGAAAATTGTAGGCAGGATAATATTATATGAAGCTGCATATGAAGTGTGTTTATATAGTTTAAGAGCTTGTGAATAGATGCCTATCATGAGTTTTTTTGTGGCAGAAATAATTGAATATTGGATTCCTTTTTTTCA
The window above is part of the Euphorbia lathyris chromosome 3, ddEupLath1.1, whole genome shotgun sequence genome. Proteins encoded here:
- the LOC136223604 gene encoding uncharacterized protein isoform X1, whose protein sequence is MEWARVVSEGEVWGCHRSTSFRSVAESPLAFSPNYIGLNSCVHGLWFTSISIFSQTCARHMGPLKSRTYGALIKPIYEFTTVRQNYGAYQQRLEQMREDVNGATDRADLEEGHDSRVDYVWVPPMVTQYKINCDASFMTRTSEGFFWHGN